Genomic window (Streptomyces sp. LX-29):
CTCCCCGCCGAGCGGGATCTGCTGCTGCACCTCATCGGACTGCGCACCGCCGGCCCCCTGGAGACCGGCCCCGACGGACCGCCCCCGCGGCTGTGGGAGGCGCAGCGGGCGTACGCCGAGGCCGCCGCGCCGCTGGGCTTCCGCGTCGTCCACCACGCCGCCCCCGACCCGTCCGTACTGGATCGGGACGGGGTGCCGCGGACCGTGCGGGAGGCCGCGGAGCGTACCCCGGACTTCCTGGAGTGCCAGCCCAGCATGGTGCTGCGGCTGGGGCCCGAACTCCCGCCCGAGCGCACGGTGATGTTCAACGCGCACCTGGACACGGTCGCCGGATGGGAGCCGCCGGTCTGCCGCGACGGGCGGTTCCACGGCCGGGGCGCGATCGACGCCAAGGGGCCGGCCGTGGCCCTGCTGGCCGGGTTGCGGGAGGCGGTCGCGGCCGTACCCGAACTGGGCGTCACCACGGGGGTGCTCATCCAACTGGTCGCGGGTGAGGAGGGCGGCGCCATGGGCGTCTTCGGCACCCGCCCGCTGGTGGCGGCCGGGTACACCGGGCGGCTCAACGTCTTCTGCGAGCCGACCGGGAACCGGCTGGTGCCCCGCGCCACCGCCGCCGCCACCGCCCGGATCACCGTCGCCGGCACCGACTCCATCGACGACCACCCCGGCGGCGGCCACAACGCCACCGTGCTGCTCGGCTTCCTGGCCCAGCACCTCGCCGAGCGCCTGGCCACCCGTGCCGACGACGGCCGGGTCTGCGTCGCCGGGCTGCACACCGGCCACCTGCACAACAAGGTCTACGGCACGGGGCACCTGCTGCTGAACCTCGCCTACGGGACCACCGCCGCCGGGACCGCGCTCCAGCGGGCGCTGGAGGACGAGCTGCGCGGCGGTCTCACCGCCTTCGCGGGGCGCTTCGGCGCCCTCCCCGACTTCGCCCTGACCGCCGCCGAGGCCGCCGAGATCACCACCCTCGACTGGCTCAAACGCGGACTGCCGGCGCTCGACGACCACGACCCCTGGGCCGAACGGCTGCTGGAGCGGGCGGGCATCCCGTACGCCCCGCCCGACGCCCCGGCCTGCACCTGCGACGCCATCTGGATGCACGGCGCGCCCGGCGCCTACACCGCCGTGCTCGGCCCCGGCGACCTGGCGGCCAACCACGCCCACGCCGAGGGCGAGTACGCCGACACCGCCGACCTCGAAGCCTTCGCCACGCGGGTCACCTCGCTCCTGCGGCACTTCACCGACCACTTCGCCCACCACACCGCCCGGCGCTCCGACGCCCGGGCAACGGACGGATCGTTATGACAACCACCCTTCCCGACGCGGCCGCCCCGACGGCGGTCCGCGTCCCCTACGACAGCCTGCTCGGCTTCGCCACCGAGGTGTTCGCCGCCCGCGGCGTGCCCCGCCCGCGTGCCGGCGCCGCCGCCGAGGCCCTGGTCTACGGCGACCTGGCCGGGATGCGCTCACACGGCCTGGCCAACCTCACCCGGCTCTACCTGCCGCTGTTCGACGACGGGCGGGCGGTGCCGGACGCCGAGCCCGAGGTGCTCGCCGACCGCGGCGCCGCGGTCCTCTGGGACGCCCACAAGGGGCTCGGCCTGTGGGTCGCCGGCGAGGCCATGGAGCTGGCCGCCCGGCGCGCCGCCGAGTACGGCGTCGGTCTGGTCTCGGTCCGCGACGCCACCCACTTCGGCTGCGCCGGCCACCACACCGAGCGCACCGCGCGACGACACGACGTCGTCGCCGTGCTCGCCTCCAACTGCGGACGGCAGCGGATCGCCCGCCCGCCGGGCGGCCGGGTCGCGATGCTCGGCACCAACCCGATGAGCGTCGCCGCCCCGGCCGGCCCCGACCTGCCGCCGTACGTGCTGGACATGTCCACCACCGCGGTGCCCACCGGCAAGATCCGAGAGGCCGCGCGCGCCGGCCGTGAGATACCCGAGGGCTGGCTGCAGGACGCCGAGGACCGGCCGGTCACCGACCCGGGCGCGCTCGACCGCGGCGAGGGCTTCCCGCTGTGGCTCGGCGGCCGCCCGGAGACCGGCGCCTACAAGGGCTACGGGCTCGCGCTGCTGGTCGAGGTGCTCGCCGCGCTGGTGCCCGGCGCCGGACTCGGCCCCGCCACCGAGGCGTACGCCGGCACCGGCGGCCCCTCCGGACGCGACGACGACATCGGCTTCCTGGCGCTGGCGGTCGCCCCCGGCGCGCTGCGCCCGGTGGCCGACTTCCTCGGCGAGTCGGCCGGCCTCTTCCAGGCCCTGGTCGACTG
Coding sequences:
- a CDS encoding Ldh family oxidoreductase, whose protein sequence is MTTTLPDAAAPTAVRVPYDSLLGFATEVFAARGVPRPRAGAAAEALVYGDLAGMRSHGLANLTRLYLPLFDDGRAVPDAEPEVLADRGAAVLWDAHKGLGLWVAGEAMELAARRAAEYGVGLVSVRDATHFGCAGHHTERTARRHDVVAVLASNCGRQRIARPPGGRVAMLGTNPMSVAAPAGPDLPPYVLDMSTTAVPTGKIREAARAGREIPEGWLQDAEDRPVTDPGALDRGEGFPLWLGGRPETGAYKGYGLALLVEVLAALVPGAGLGPATEAYAGTGGPSGRDDDIGFLALAVAPGALRPVADFLGESAGLFQALVDCPPVRPGTPVSYPGAREATLAVDARRAGVPLTPELYAEIRAVAAELGLPTPAILEGENA
- a CDS encoding M20/M25/M40 family metallo-hydrolase, whose amino-acid sequence is MSPVTLLPAERDLLLHLIGLRTAGPLETGPDGPPPRLWEAQRAYAEAAAPLGFRVVHHAAPDPSVLDRDGVPRTVREAAERTPDFLECQPSMVLRLGPELPPERTVMFNAHLDTVAGWEPPVCRDGRFHGRGAIDAKGPAVALLAGLREAVAAVPELGVTTGVLIQLVAGEEGGAMGVFGTRPLVAAGYTGRLNVFCEPTGNRLVPRATAAATARITVAGTDSIDDHPGGGHNATVLLGFLAQHLAERLATRADDGRVCVAGLHTGHLHNKVYGTGHLLLNLAYGTTAAGTALQRALEDELRGGLTAFAGRFGALPDFALTAAEAAEITTLDWLKRGLPALDDHDPWAERLLERAGIPYAPPDAPACTCDAIWMHGAPGAYTAVLGPGDLAANHAHAEGEYADTADLEAFATRVTSLLRHFTDHFAHHTARRSDARATDGSL